In Synechococcales cyanobacterium T60_A2020_003, the genomic stretch GCTGACGCGCTGAGCATAGTGCGGAGATCGCGAGCACAATTTTCAAGGAATAATCGTGGGGCAAACGGCCTGTTCCAGTAATGTATCATTGGCGCGATCGCCCCTTAATATCCCATCTGTAGCGGTTCCAGAACTGCGATCGCACTTCCATGAGCGAGGCACAGTCCAGAGAGTGTCCTGATGATTTCCATCCATTCGAGCAATAGCTTTTAGAATGGTTCGTATTAAGCTACTGGAATCTTAAAGGTTCCAGTATTTTTAAGGTTCCTGTACGCCCCTGATGTGAACACGCATGGCATCACCTCAACCCCCGCAGAAACCCAACGGCTCATCCCCACCCCCGAGCAATGTACCCAATCCAGGTGCACCTCCGGGGCCACCGAAAACGATTTTGGGTTCCATTACCCAAGCGGTACAAACGATGTACGCTCGGGTCGATTTTTCTAAGCTGCGGCTCAAACCCAATGCCCGCGTGCCAGAACTGCACATCCAGGATGCAGATACCCCCGATCCATCCGTATATCCGCTGTTGGGCGATCGCTATCTACTGGGACGCAGTTCCAAGTCCTGCGATATCGTAGTGCGAAATCCGGTCGTGAGCCAAATTCACCTGTCGGTATCTCGCGACAGTCGCCAAAAGAAAGCCCCGTTTGTCGTGAAGGACGAAAACTCGACGAATGGCGTGTACCTGGGGCGTCGCCGCATCAAGTCTCTGCCGCTACGCGATGGGGATGTGCTAACCTTGGGGCCACCGGAACTTGCCAATGCCGTGCAGGTGCGGTTTTCAAATCCACCCCCGTGGTATGTCAAAGCCGTCCGGTACAGCCTCTACGGGTTTACTGGAGCCACAGCGCTGACCGCGATTTGGATTGGAATGGAGTGGCAACGCTTTCAGGTGCGTCCTCTGCCGCAGTCGGTTCAAGGCCCCGTTGTAGTCTATTCCCGTGATGACCAGCCGTTGGTGCCAGAAGCGCCGAGTCGTGCCCATTTGGAACTAAAGTCGTTATCGGAGTTTTCGCCGTATCTGCCCGATGCGATCATTGCCTCCGAGGATTCCCGCTATTACTGGCACATGGGCGTTGATCCCATCGGGACGCTGCGAGCCTTACTGACTAATATTCGAGGAGGGGAAATTCGGGAAGGCGGAAGCACAATTACCCAACAGTTGGCTCGCAGCATTTACCGGGAATATGTGGGCACAGAGGACAGTGCTACCCGAAAGCTTCGGGAAGCTGTAGTAGCCCTCAAGCTAGAGACCTACTACAGCAAAGATTTCCTGATGTTGACTTACATGAACCGCGTGTTTTTAGGAGGCAACAACTACGGCTTTGAAGACGCCGCTCAGTTCTACTTCGGGAAATCAGCGCGGGACTTAAGCCTCTCAGAAGCGGCAACCCTCGTGGGCATTCTGCCAGCTCCCAATAGCTTTAATCCTGTGCAGGACTATGCAACAGCCGTCGAACTGCGCGATCGCGTTCTGAATCGGATGGTGGTGCTGGGCAAGGTGAGTGCGGAAGAGGCACAGCGGGCACGGCGATCGCGCATTGAAATTAATCCTGAAGCGATTAAAGAATTGCAAAGCACGCGCGCCCCCTACTTCTACAGTCAGGTGTTTCTGGAACTGGAAGAACTGCTGGGTACGCAGCTTGCCCGTGAGGGAAACTTCATTGTTGAAAGTACGGTGGATTTAAGCCTCCAGCCCCGCGCTGAATCGGCCTTAACCAATGCGATTGATTCAATGGGGGCAGCTTCGGGCTATTCCCAAGGAGCACTCATCACCTTGGACTCCCGCACGGGGGGGGTGCTGGCCCTAGTAGGAGGGCGAGACTATCAGGAAAGTCAGTTTAACCGCGCCACCCAAGCTCTGCGCCAACCGGGATCAACCTTC encodes the following:
- a CDS encoding transglycosylase domain-containing protein codes for the protein MASPQPPQKPNGSSPPPSNVPNPGAPPGPPKTILGSITQAVQTMYARVDFSKLRLKPNARVPELHIQDADTPDPSVYPLLGDRYLLGRSSKSCDIVVRNPVVSQIHLSVSRDSRQKKAPFVVKDENSTNGVYLGRRRIKSLPLRDGDVLTLGPPELANAVQVRFSNPPPWYVKAVRYSLYGFTGATALTAIWIGMEWQRFQVRPLPQSVQGPVVVYSRDDQPLVPEAPSRAHLELKSLSEFSPYLPDAIIASEDSRYYWHMGVDPIGTLRALLTNIRGGEIREGGSTITQQLARSIYREYVGTEDSATRKLREAVVALKLETYYSKDFLMLTYMNRVFLGGNNYGFEDAAQFYFGKSARDLSLSEAATLVGILPAPNSFNPVQDYATAVELRDRVLNRMVVLGKVSAEEAQRARRSRIEINPEAIKELQSTRAPYFYSQVFLELEELLGTQLAREGNFIVESTVDLSLQPRAESALTNAIDSMGAASGYSQGALITLDSRTGGVLALVGGRDYQESQFNRATQALRQPGSTFKVFAYTAALEQGISPSTTYSCSPFVWEGQQFSGCRSGGGSMDMYTGLALSENVVALRIAQDVGLGDVVRAAKRMGIDSELNPVPGLILGQSEVTLMEMTGAFAVYANEGVSNRPHTINRILDSSDCENPDDRSTCRVIYDYERDAEANVPVLDPAIAQTMTTLLQGVISSGTGRNAYLGLGEAGKTGTTNDNVDMWFIGYVPQYSLTTGIWLGNDEIVPTSGSGAQAAQIWGDYMKRILP